One region of Gossypium raimondii isolate GPD5lz chromosome 6, ASM2569854v1, whole genome shotgun sequence genomic DNA includes:
- the LOC105774134 gene encoding uncharacterized protein LOC105774134, whose amino-acid sequence MEEVAATAPNEAVVEILRNRGWCLGDLDQVNALIVLYTALSDDVDACSIAAKVESELVNMDLRSISGKSLPEINLRKSSHILGPKVLQISSVRDISRSTIAEFSGNSSSSRLLRLGLTDGHSEMTAIEYSHVPAIPDNVVPGTKIRVENKAMIKGGILCLNPKVVTLLGGVVQSLYEEWEMNIKYSGVSRSSLSSSQENGTGGPPPFEKLQIQAPSSSRSAHPGRSYNYSESTLNSAGPAMASSVGKTESRWSRRNQDVEVKPDNVDSGLKTAFIAEKTEENPSSSEARPKEVAESAPLQNQAASQKLLQKMSNSNLDSRHARGRKYRGKGKQEEPMVFTLDEWEKRKVGTKPQTRIEYPETSCDEDLARQLQAQLDLEDYHTQSMHDTEAENIKRSMFKYEREDGRDQQEGRGGRGRGRGRGRGRGRGRGRFG is encoded by the exons ATGGAGGAGGTCGCGGCTACTGCTCCTAACGAAGCCGTAGTAGAAATCCTAAGGAATAGAGGCTGGTGTTTAGGCGATTTGGACCAAGTCAATGCTCTCATTGTATTATACACAGCTTTATCCGATGATGTCGACGCGTGTTCGATCGCTGCTAAGGTTGAATCAGAGCTCGTTAACATGGACCTTAGATCCATCAGTGGGAAATCCTTACCCGAAATCAACCTCCGGAAATCTTCTCATATTCTAGGTCCCAAAGTGCTCCAG atTTCGTCGGTTAGGGATATATCTAGAAGCACCATAGCGGAGTTTTCGGGGAATTCGAGTAGTTCGCGTTTGCTGAGATTGGGTCTGACTGATGGTCATAGTGAGATGACTGCCATAGAGTACTCTCATGTTCCAGCAATTCCAGACAATGTGGTTCCTGGTACCAAG ATTCGTGTGGAAAATAAAGCCATGATAAAGGGTGGCATTTTATGTTTGAACCCTAAAGTGGTAACTTTGTTAGGAGGTGTTGTTCAATCACTCTATGAAGAATGGGagatgaatataaaatattcaggTGTCTCCCGTTCATCATTAAGTTCATCCCAGGAAAATGGCACTGGTGGCCCTCCCCCATTTGAGAAGTTGCAAATTCAGGCACCTTCTAGCAGTAGGTCTGCTCATCCTGGCCGATCATATA ATTACTCTGAATCAACACTGAATAGCGCTGGACCTGCTATGGCAAGTTCAGTTGGAAAAACTGAAAGCAGGTGGAGCAGAAGGAACCAGGATGTTGAAGTAAAACCAGATAATGTGGATAGTGGTCTTAAGACAGCTTTCATAGCAGAAAAAACTGAAGAAAATCCAAGTAGCTCGGAAGCAAGACCAAAAGAAG TAGCTGAGTCTGCCCCTCTTCAAAATCAAGCTGCATCTCAGAAGCTCTTGCAGAAAATGAGCAATTCTAACCTGGATAGTCGACATGCTAGAGGTCGAAAATACAGGGGAAAGGGGAAACAAGAAGAGCCTATGGTTTTTACTTTGGATGAGTGGGAAAAGAGGAAAGTTGGCACAAAACCTCAGACGAGAATTGAATATCCTGAAACTAGTTGTGATGAAGACCTTGCTAGGCAGCTTCAGGCTCAACTTGACTTGGAAGATTATCAT ACACAAAGCATGCATGACACTGAGGCAGAGAACATTAAAAGAAGTATGTTCAAATATGAAAGAGAAGATGGTAGAGATCAACAAGAGGGACGTGGAGGGAGAGGACGGGGGAGAGGGAGAGGAAgggggagagggagagggaggGGGAGGTTCGGCTAA
- the LOC105773108 gene encoding protein PGR, producing MERTLTHSLTAVVISSFVAIRSYRRKSLDLSGALAGFLVMTIHFVAGYRFGAMLLVFFFTSSMLTKVGEDKKRRVDADFKEGGQRNWIQVLYNSGIAAVLSVLIGNLTGWEDKCLDSNDSVLITSLIGGIIGHYSCCNGDTWSSEIGVLSDDQPRLITTFKSVRRGTNGGVTKTGLLAALAAGSVIGLTFVLVGFLTTRCSNEMAMKQLLVIPLSAVAGLLGSIIDSLLGATLQFSGFCSVRNKVVGKPGPTVKRISGLNFLDNNAVNLVSILLTTLLTSFACVYIF from the exons atgGAGAGAACTCTAACCCACTCATTAACCGCTGTTGTAATCTCTTCCTTTGTCGCCATTCGATCCTACAGAAGGAAGTCTCTCGATTTATCTGGAGCTCTTGCCGGATTTCTCGTCATGACTATTCATTTCGTTGCTGGATACag GTTCGGGGCAATGTTACTTGTCTTTTTCTTCACTTCATCGATGCTTACCAAAGTTGGAGAAGACAAGAAGCGGCGAGTTGATGCTGATTTTAAGGAAGGTGGACAAAGAAactg gATACAAGTTTTATATAATAGTGGTATTGCAGCAGTTTTGTCTGTTCTTATTGGGAACCTGACTGGATGGGAGGACAAGTGCCTAGACTCGAATGATTCGGTTCTTATCACTTCCTTAATTGGTGGTATTATTGGTCACTATTCTTGCTGCAACGGTGACACTTGGTCGTCAGAGATCGGAGTTCTTAGTGATGACCAGCCACGGCTGATCACAACTTTTAAG TCTGTTCGAAGGGGCACCAATGGAGGTGTGACAAAAACAGGACTTTTAGCAGCTTTGGCAGCAGGGAGTGTCATTGGTTTAACATTTGTTCTGGTTGGATTTCTCACTACAAGATGTTCAAATGAAATGGCCATGAAGCAGCTGTTGGTAATACCCCTTTCTGCAGTGGCTGGACTTTTAGGAAGTATCATAGATTCTCTGTTGGGAGCAACCCTTCAATTCAGTGGGTTCTGCTCTGTCCGAAATAAG GTTGTTGGAAAACCTGGACCAACAGTGAAGAGGATTTCAGGTCTTAACTTTCTTGACAACAATGCGGTGAACCTCGTCTCGATACTACTGACCACACTGCTGACTTCATTTGCCTGTGTGTACATTTTCTGA